A DNA window from Leopardus geoffroyi isolate Oge1 chromosome A1, O.geoffroyi_Oge1_pat1.0, whole genome shotgun sequence contains the following coding sequences:
- the POU4F1 gene encoding POU domain, class 4, transcription factor 1, translated as MMSMNSKQPHFAMHPTLPEHKYPSLHSSSEAIRRACLPTPPLQSNLFASLDETLLARAEALAAVDIAVSQGKSHPFKPDATYHTMNSVPCTSTSTVPLAHHHHHHHHHQALEPGDLLDHISSPSLALMAGAGGAGAAGGGGGAHDGPGGGGGPGGGGGPGGGGPGGGGGGGGPGGGGGGPGGGLLGGSAHPHPHMHGLGHLSHPAAAAAMNMPSGLPHPGLVAAAAHHGAAAAAAAAAAGQVAAASAAAAVVGAAGLASICDSDTDPRELEAFAERFKQRRIKLGVTQADVGSALANLKIPGVGSLSQSTICRFESLTLSHNNMIALKPILQAWLEEAEGAQREKMNKPELFNGGEKKRKRTSIAAPEKRSLEAYFAVQPRPSSEKIAAIAEKLDLKKNVVRVWFCNQRQKQKRMKFSATY; from the exons ATGATGTCTATGAACAGCAAGCAGCCTCACTTTGCCATGCATCCCACCCTCCCTGAGCACAAGTACCCGTCGCTGCACTCCAGCTCTGAGGCCATCCGGCGGGCCTGCCTACCCACGCCGCCG CTGCAGAGCAACCTCTTCGCCAGCCTAGACGAAACGCTGCTGGCGCGGGCAGAGGCGCTGGCGGCCGTGGACATCGCCGTGTCCCAGGGCAAGAGCCACCCATTCAAGCCAGACGCCACGTACCACACGATGAACAGCGTGCCATGCACGTCCACGTCCACCGTGCCGCTGgcgcaccaccaccaccaccaccaccaccaccaggcgCTCGAGCCTGGCGACCTGCTGGACCATATTTCGTCGCCCTCGCTCGCGCTCATGGCCGGCGCGGGTGGTGCgggcgcggcgggcggcggcggcggcgcccacGATGGcccggggggcggcggcggcccggggggcggcggcggcccaggcggcggcggccccgggggcggcggcggcggcggtggcccggggggcggcggcggcggcccgggcGGCGGGCTGCTCGGCGGCTCGGCGCACCCGCATCCGCACATGCACGGCCTAGGCCACCTGTCGCacccggcggcggcggccgccATGAACATGCCGTCGGGTCTGCCGCACCCCGGgctggtggcggcggcggcgcaccacggcgcggcggcggcggcggcggcggcggcggccgggcagGTGGCGGCGGCATCGGCGGCAGCGGCCGTGGTGGGCGCGGCGGGCCTGGCGTCCATCTGCGACTCGGACACGGACCCGCGCGAGCTCGAGGCGTTCGCCGAGCGCTTCAAGCAGAGGCGCATCAAGCTGGGCGTGACGCAGGCCGACGTGGGCTCGGCGCTGGCCAACCTCAAGATCCCGGGCGTGGGCTCCCTCAGCCAGAGCACCATCTGCAGGTTCGAGTCGCTCACGCTCTCGCACAACAACATGATCGCGCTCAAGCCCATCCTGCAGGCGTGGCTCGAGGAGGCCGAGGGCGCGCAGCGCGAGAAAATGAACAAGCCCGAGCTCTTCAACGGCGGCGAGAAGAAGCGCAAGCGGACTTCCATCGCAGCGCCGGAGAAGCGCTCCCTCGAGGCCTACTTCGCCGTACAACCCCGGCCCTCCTCCGAGAAGATCGCCGCCATCGCCGAGAAACTGGACCTCAAAAAGAACGTGGTGCGGGTGTGGTTTTGCAaccagagacagaagcagaagcgGATGAAATTCTCCGCCACTTActga